A single region of the Ahaetulla prasina isolate Xishuangbanna chromosome 13, ASM2864084v1, whole genome shotgun sequence genome encodes:
- the MRPL46 gene encoding large ribosomal subunit protein mL46: MAPFGRALLSIRTWSRFCAGRRALSDGPNAASGWKLYGALCLQRRPLLAQLPSPEEEEMAELTQQIEVEKSLYSDHELRCFAEDEFLRQRSKEKYDIPEKIVLVQDIEDAWEQKFQKFKPAPRITEADQKNDRTSLNRKLDQNLLLLVKEKLGDEDIWLLPQTEWQQGETLRNTVERVLVTLPGIRTQAKFLGNAPCGFYKFKFPKAIRTEANTGGKVFFFKAFLEGSPQLSSKEKADYLWVSKGELGDYLKPAYHSQVSQFLVDV, encoded by the exons ATGGCTCCCTTCGGCCGGGCTCTGCTCTCCATCCGCACTTGGAGCCGTTTTTGCGCCGGCCGGAGGGCGCTTTCCGACGGTCCCAACGCTGCGTCGGGATGGAAACTCTACGGGGCGCTTTGCCTGCAGCGGAGGCCGCTCCTCGCCCAGCTCCCGAGTCCGGAGGAGGAAGAAATGGCCGAGCTGACGCAGCAG ataGAGGTAGAGAAAAGCTTGTATTCAGACCATGAACTCAGATGTTTTGCAGAGGATGAGTTTCTGCGTCAAAGGAGTAAAGAAAAATACGATATTCCTGAGAAGATTGTCCTGGTCCAAGATATTGAAGATGCCTGGGAACAGAAATTTCAGAAGTTCAAGCCTGCCCCACGGATAACAG AAGCTGACCAAAAGAATGATCGGACCTCTTTGAACAGGAAGTTGGACCAGAATTTGCTGCTTTTGGTTAAGGAGAAATTGGGAGATGAAGATATATGGCTGTTGCCACAGACAGAATGGCAACAAGGAGAGACATTGCGAAACACAGTAGAACGGGTCTTGGTTACCCTTCCAG GAATCCGGACGCAGGCCAAGTTCCTAGGAAATGCGCCCTGTGGCTTTTACAAGTTCAAGTTCCCCAAGGCCATCCGCACCGAGGCCAACACCGGAGGAAAAGTGTTCTTCTTCAAAGCCTTCTTGGAAGGCAGCCCCCAGCTTTCATCCAAGGAGAAAGCGGACTACTTATGGGTCAGCAAAGGGGAGTTGGGGGACTACTTGAAACCTGCCTATCATTCTCAGGTTTCTCAGTTCTTAGTGGATGTCTGA
- the MRPS11 gene encoding small ribosomal subunit protein uS11m: MLAALAIARRGLLGGGSGVNFSRTIQTGIQRFQTVLENPDLATDKELDSTKSKNFSYFPPVPGEESSLRWDGKKFEEIPIVHIKATYNNTHIQVFTAEKVPLVLLTCGYMGFKNAKKSTALAAQTTGIAAGSKAAKKGVHHVRVVVKGLGPGRLAAIQGLTLGGLEVISITDNTPVPHNGCRPRKARRL, translated from the exons atgctCGCTGCGCTGGCGATCGCCCGGCGGGGGCTCTTGGGGGGCGGCTCGGG TGTCAACTTTTCTCGGACTATACAGACAGGCATCCAAAGATTTCAAACGGTCCTGGAAAACCCGGACCTAGCAACAGACAAAGAGCTAGATTCCACAAAGTCAAAGAACTTCAG ctATTTTCCTCCAGTGCCGGGAGAAGAAAGCTCCTTACGGTGGGATGGAAAGAAGTTTGAAGAAATCCCAATAGTTCATATCAAAGCTACCTACAATAA CACTCACATCCAGGTTTTCACAGCTGAGAAAGTCCCTCTGGTCCTACTAACCTGTGGCTACATGGGGTTCAAGAATGCGAAGAAATCAACGGCTCTTGCAGCACAGACAACTGGAATTGCAGCAGGAAGC AAAGCAGCGAAAAAGGGCGTGCATCATGTACGAGTTGTGGTGAAAGGCCTGGGACCCGGGCGGCTG GCAGCCATCCAAGGCTTAACCTTAGGGGGGCTGGAGGTGATCTCCATCACAGACAACACGCCAGTACCGCACAACGGCTGCCGTCCTCGAAAAGCACGAAGGCTGTGA